The DNA segment TCCTCGCACCTCAAGCTCATCGACATCGACCTCCGGCTGGCGGCTCGTCTCGGTGGCGGGACGACGCTGACGGAAGCCAAGCGGAAGTTCCTCGATCTGCACGGATGCCTGGCGCGCGCACTACGGCATCCGGAGTTCCAGAAATATGATCTTGTTCTGATCGACTGCGCTCCGAACTTCGGCCTGGTCACCAAGACCGCCATCGTGGCGAGTGATCATGTCTTGGTGCCGGCCAAAGCCGACTATCTGTCGACGCTGGGGATCCAATACCTGGTCGGAAACTGCGACGAGCTGGTCGCCGAGTACAACGACTACGTCAACCACGGCAGTTCGGGTGGATCAATCGGGCAGATAGAGACCCGCTTCCTTGGTGTCGTCTTCACGATGGTCAAGATCTATGCGGGTAAGCCCATCGGGACCCAGCAGTACTACATGGAAGACGTCCGTACCAACGCGGAGATGACCGTCCTGAGAAGTGTGATGAGGGATAGTCCCCGGCACTTCGGGGACGCCGGTGAGAACGGAGTGCCTGCGGTGCTCCGGGCGCCGGTCACCGATGACGTCGCCGTCGAGTTCCGGAGGCTGACCACGGAGATCCTCGATGGGATCCAGGCGGGTTCGCGCTGATGAGTGATCTCGCACTGCTGCTGAGGCTGCAGGCATGCGTCAATTCCTTCCTCGCCGGTCTGTCCCGTGATCGACTGGTCGCTCTCGTCGAGGGCCGGGCCACCCTGTCGGTGACGGATCGCGTCGACGGCCGACCGCTTGCTGCGGCTCCGCAGCCTCGGGCGGAGGCCGTGTCCCCGCCCTCGCCCGCGACGGCACCGCGCAGCCGTCGTCCGTCCAGCCTCGCGACGATCGACGCGGAGTCCGTGGTCGTGCGACTTCGTGCCTGCGAAACCCGCGATCAGGGTGCCGAGTTGTTGGCCGAGATCAATCTCAGCGCCGTCGACCTGCGACAGGTAGCCAAGGCGCTGAGCATTCCGACCAGCGGCCGGAAGGACGAGTTGACCAAGAAGATTCTCCTGATGACGCTGGGGAACCGGGCCAAGCACGCGGGTTTGCGGCAGGGCTGACGGATGGAGGCGAGGTGACCGACGAATCCTCAGGGAAACGGTCCATGTACCTGCTGGGCGGCCGCCGGGTCCGCGTACGTGATCTGATCGAGGCCGACCTGCTCAAGCCCGGAGCCGAACTGCGGTTCCACCGCCGGCGGATGAAGGTCACCCACCATGCCGAGGTGACCGGCTCCGGCCGGGTACGCCTCATCCCCGACGGTCAGGAGTTCCCATCGCCGTCACGGGCGGCCGCGGTGGCCGCGGGGATGCGCGCCGTCGACGGATGGCTGGCCTGGGTGGTGGTGGCAACGGGACGACCGCTGGACACACTTCGTCAGGAACTGCTCGACCGCGTGGTGGCCACGGCGGTGGAGGATCCGGGCGAGGAGGCGCTCGACGTCCGTGTGCACTCCCGTCTCCGCGAGGCGCGCAAGCGAGCGGAGGAGAGCCAACCGGAGGAGTTCTCGGTTCGCGAACTGCTGTCCCTGTGGGGAGCCAAGGACCGTGGCGACCAGATCAGCCGTATCGAAGCGGATCTGGCGAACCACGGCCTGGTGACCTCGCCCAGTTTCCGCAAGGTCACCCTGGACGCGACCGTTCGCTTGATCGTCGGCTCCAGCGGCGTCGAGGAACCGCCTCCCGCGCAGGCGGCCACGGTGGCTTCGGTGTCCGATGAGGACGAGGCGGACGACGATCCGATCGGCCTGACCGTCGGCAACCTCCCATCCGCGCTGGGCGGGCTGAGCTCCGTCGCGCCGAACGCGTCGTTCGAAGAAGCCGTCACGAAGATGTTGTTGAACGACTACTCGCAGCTGGCGGTCCTCAACGGGCCCCGGAACCTGCGTGGCGCCATCACCTGGCGGTCCATCGCTCATGCCCGTCATGCCGACATGGACGCGAAGCTCTCGGACGCCATCGAGCCCGAAGCCATCGCCGTCGGCTACGACAAAGAGCTCATCGACATCCTTCCCGAACTGCAGCGGACGGGCTTCGTATTCGTCCGCGACCAGGAGAGTGTGGTGGCCGGCATCGTCACCACCGCAGACGTGGTCCAGGCATACGGAGAGATGGCGCTGCCGTTCTTCCAGATCGGTGAACTGGACCGTAGCCTCCGCAGGATCATCGCGCGCAGATTCGAGATCGAGCAGGTGTCGGCACTCTGCAAGCGGTCCTTCCGTTCCTTCGACGAGCTGTCGATGGGTGACTACCAGCGTGTCCTGGACGACCCGCAGACCTGGACCGGCCTCGGCTGGCCGCTGGACCGGCCCACCTTCATCGGACGGCTCGACGAGATCCGGCAGATTCGCAACGACGTCATGCACTTCAAGCCCGATCCGCCGCCGGCCGGCACCATCGATCGGCTCCGGAAATTGAACAGCCTCCTTCGTCACTACGGTGAGCTCGCCTGAGGGGCCTTGTGGAGGGCTATTGCCGACCTCCGAGGAGGGCGCCCAGGCCGCCGGCCCGATGGAGTTTCTGCCAGCCCAGGCGGATGCCGCCCAGGGCTGCGAGCACCGACTGGATCAGCACGAGGTACATCAGCTGGCGGTAGACGAACTGCTGCAACGGGACCATCAGGATCGGCTTGAGTCGCTCGTCGTCCAGCCGGAAGGCGTACACGGTGCTCGCCATCTGGATCGTGAGCATGGTGAGCCAGGCGATCGCCGTCTGCTTCGGGTCCAGGAAGAGGAAGCCGTAGATCAGGAAGACGTCGATGAGCGGTGAGAGCAGCGGCATGAGGGTCTGGAAGAGGAGCAGGTTGAGCAGGCCGCGACGGCCGAAGCGGCCACCCGCGCCGCTCTCCAGCAGCGCGCCGCGGTGCTTCCACATCGCCTGCATGGTGCCGTAACTCCACCGGTACCGCTGCCGCCAGAGCTGCGACATCGTGGTGGGCGCCTCGGTCCAGGCGCGGGCGTGCTCCTCGTAGACGACCCGCCAGCCGGCCCGGATCAGCGCGATCGTCAGGTCGGTGTCCTCGGCGAGGGTGTCGTCGCTCAAGCCGTCGACCTGCTGCAGGGCCGTACGGCGGAACGCCCCGATCGCCCCGGGGACGGTCGCCATGCAGCGCATCACGTCGTACGCCCGGCGGTCGATGCTGAAACCGACGACGTATTCGATGTGCTGCCAGAGCGCGATCAGGCCTTTCCGGTTGGCGACCTTGGCGTTGCCGGCGACCGCGCCCACCTCGGGGTCCGCGAAGGCCTGCACGAGGCGGCGCACGGTGTCCGGCTCGAAGACCGTGTCGCCGTCCATCATCACCACGACCTCGGTGTTCGCGGCCGCGATGCCGGTGTTGAGCGCTGCCGGTTTGCCGCTGTTGGGCTGCCAGATCACGGTGACGTCGGCGTACCCGAGGCTCTCGGCGATCTCCGCCGTTCCGTCCGTCGAGCCGTCGTCCACCACGATGATCCGGATCGGATGGGTGCTCGCGGCGAGTGATCGCACGGTGTCGGCGATGCATTCCTTCTCGTTGTACGCCGGAACGATCACGGTGACCGGCTCGGAGTAGGGACGACCCCAGACCGAGGCGCCGGCGCGGTGGCGGCGGGCGTGGCGGCGGCCGAGGATCAGCATGAGTGCCAGCCGGCCGACCGTCAGGACACCGAAGAGCAGCAGCAGCCCGGAGAACCAGATCGTGGTGTCCCGGGCGATCCGCACCGCCGTGACCAGGCTCGTGCCGACCACCTTCTCCTGTGTGGTGGCGGCCGGGTTGACCGTCTCCATGCCGGTGAGCGCCGCGACCGTGGTGAACGTGTAGCCCTGTTCCAGCAGCGCCGGGATCACCGTCCGCAGCGCCGAGGCGGTGTGCGACCGGTCGCCGCCGCCGTCGTGGAAGAGCAGGATCGCGCCTTCGCCGTCCGACGGGGTGACCGCC comes from the Actinoplanes sp. OR16 genome and includes:
- a CDS encoding ParA family protein, translated to MSGCDRWGRDMHVIAVMNYKGGVGKTTLTANLGAEVAARGHRVLLIDLDPQANLTFSLYSVEQWREELRKDTTIMRWYEGEAPGSEVELHDLVVTPPLVNEQLADSGGQLDLISSHLKLIDIDLRLAARLGGGTTLTEAKRKFLDLHGCLARALRHPEFQKYDLVLIDCAPNFGLVTKTAIVASDHVLVPAKADYLSTLGIQYLVGNCDELVAEYNDYVNHGSSGGSIGQIETRFLGVVFTMVKIYAGKPIGTQQYYMEDVRTNAEMTVLRSVMRDSPRHFGDAGENGVPAVLRAPVTDDVAVEFRRLTTEILDGIQAGSR
- a CDS encoding CBS domain-containing protein, whose product is MTDESSGKRSMYLLGGRRVRVRDLIEADLLKPGAELRFHRRRMKVTHHAEVTGSGRVRLIPDGQEFPSPSRAAAVAAGMRAVDGWLAWVVVATGRPLDTLRQELLDRVVATAVEDPGEEALDVRVHSRLREARKRAEESQPEEFSVRELLSLWGAKDRGDQISRIEADLANHGLVTSPSFRKVTLDATVRLIVGSSGVEEPPPAQAATVASVSDEDEADDDPIGLTVGNLPSALGGLSSVAPNASFEEAVTKMLLNDYSQLAVLNGPRNLRGAITWRSIAHARHADMDAKLSDAIEPEAIAVGYDKELIDILPELQRTGFVFVRDQESVVAGIVTTADVVQAYGEMALPFFQIGELDRSLRRIIARRFEIEQVSALCKRSFRSFDELSMGDYQRVLDDPQTWTGLGWPLDRPTFIGRLDEIRQIRNDVMHFKPDPPPAGTIDRLRKLNSLLRHYGELA
- a CDS encoding bifunctional polysaccharide deacetylase/glycosyltransferase family 2 protein, whose translation is MSVYTTARTKPRRLRAPRPRWVVFAVLLTLFASILLVNGLVEGEFTQDGAIESTSQTDQVPEEALTGGPIIQTDGTTTTTVSAGAKQIVLTFDDGPDPEYTPEILDVLEEYGVPATFFMIGSEISKYPDLVRRVVAEGNEVGVHTFTHPEMSSKNEWRRSVEMQETQYALAGAAGVTSVIFRPPYSSTVAALDDSNWAVMEEMGESGYLTVVNDLDSRDWEAGVTNEDIVEAVTPSDGEGAILLFHDGGGDRSHTASALRTVIPALLEQGYTFTTVAALTGMETVNPAATTQEKVVGTSLVTAVRIARDTTIWFSGLLLLFGVLTVGRLALMLILGRRHARRHRAGASVWGRPYSEPVTVIVPAYNEKECIADTVRSLAASTHPIRIIVVDDGSTDGTAEIAESLGYADVTVIWQPNSGKPAALNTGIAAANTEVVVMMDGDTVFEPDTVRRLVQAFADPEVGAVAGNAKVANRKGLIALWQHIEYVVGFSIDRRAYDVMRCMATVPGAIGAFRRTALQQVDGLSDDTLAEDTDLTIALIRAGWRVVYEEHARAWTEAPTTMSQLWRQRYRWSYGTMQAMWKHRGALLESGAGGRFGRRGLLNLLLFQTLMPLLSPLIDVFLIYGFLFLDPKQTAIAWLTMLTIQMASTVYAFRLDDERLKPILMVPLQQFVYRQLMYLVLIQSVLAALGGIRLGWQKLHRAGGLGALLGGRQ